From a region of the Lactuca sativa cultivar Salinas chromosome 4, Lsat_Salinas_v11, whole genome shotgun sequence genome:
- the LOC111902160 gene encoding protein LAZ1 isoform X1 → MNKLGPGDFSNLVVALKLSPPPWPTVVAGVFVFISLTLSIYLLFEHLSAYKNPEEQKFLFGIILMAPCYAVESFISLLNPSISVDIEILRDCYEAFAMYCFGRYLIACLGGEERAIEFLEREGRAGSKTPLLEPSSEHGTFKHVFPMSLFLKPWKLGQRVYQIIKIGIVQYMIIKAFTAVLAVILEAFDVYCEGEFKWGCGYPYTAVILNFSQSWALYCLVMFYEITADELAHIHPLAKFLTFKSIVFLTWWQGVAIALLSSFGLVRSPIAQTLQFQSSIQDFIICIEMGIASVVHLYVFPSKPYELMGDLFKGNVSVLGDYASTDCPIDPDEIRDSERPTKLRLPQPNNDIKTKTAIRESVRDVFVGGGEYIVNDLRFTMNQAVVPVEKGFTRFNQKLHKISQNIKKGNKDKRTKDDSCINESPTKRIIRGIDDPLLNGSFSDSGASAAKKKRRHHQRKLSGYTSGESGGESSSEQMYGGYQIHGRRWVTKE, encoded by the exons ATGAACAAGTTGGGACCAGGAGACTTTTCTAATTTGGTCGTAGCTCTCAAGTTGTCTCCACCTCCATGGCCAACAGTAGTTGCTGGTGTCTTTGTTTTCATCAGTCTAACCCTTTCAATTTACTTGCTGTTCGAACACCTCTCTGCTTACAAGAATCCcgag GAACAGAAGTTTTTGTTTGGCATTATACTCATGGCACCTTGTTATGCAGTTGAATCA TTTATATCGTTGTTGAATCCATCAATCAGTGTTGATATTGAGATTCTGCGAGATTGCTATGAAGCTTTTGCCATGTATTGCTTTGGAAGATATCTTATTGCATGCTTGG GGGGTGAGGAAAGGGCAATtgagtttctagagagagaagggCGTGCAGGATCTAAAACCCCTCTACTTGAGCCAAGTTCTGAACATGGAACATTCAAACATGTATTTCCAATGAGTCTCTTCTTAAAACCATGGAAATTAGGTCAAAGGGTTTACCAAATCATCAAAATTGGAATTGTACAGTAT ATGATTATAAAGGCTTTTACAGCTGTTCTAGCTGTGATTCTTGAAGCCTTTGATGTATATTGTGAAGGTGAATTCAAATGGGGTTGTGG GTATCCTTACACAGCTGTTATTTTAAATTTCAGTCAATCATGGGCTCTGTATTGCTTagttatgttttatgaaattacaGCTGATGAGCTGGCACATATTCATCCACTGGCGaaatttttaacatttaaatcGATTGTATTTTTGACATGGTGGCAAGGTGTGGCTATTGCCCTTCTTTCTTCCTTTGGGCTAGTCAGAAGTCCCATTGCTCAAACATTACAGTTCCAATCCAGTATCCAAGATTTCATTATCTGCATTGAG ATGGGAATTGCTTCTGTGGTTCATCTATACGTGTTCCCTTCAAAGCCATATGAGCTAATGGGAGACCTTTTTAAGGGAAATGTTTCAGTTCTTGGAGACTATGCATCCACTGATTGTCCAATCGATCCTGATGAGATTAGAGACAGTGAACGCCCTACAAAACTACGCCTCCCTCAACCCAATAACGACATCAAGACCAAAACCGCCATTAGAGAAAGCGTTCGCGATGTCTTTGTTGGTGGTGGCGAATAC ATTGTTAATGATCTGAGGTTTACTATGAATCAAGCTGTAGTACCTGTTGAAAAAGGGTTCACAAGATTCAATCAAAAACTGCATAAAATTTCCCAAAACATAAAGAAGGGGAACAAGGATAAGAGAACGAAAGACGATAGTTGTATCAATGAATCGCCTACGAAAAGAATAATACGCGGAATCGACGATCCGCTTTTAAACGGAAGCTTCAGCGACAGTGGTGCCTCTGCCGCCAAGAAAAAGAGGCGGCACCACCAGCGGAAGCTTTCGGGATATACGAGCGGCGAGAGTGGCGGTGAGAGTAGTAGTGAACAAATGTATGGTGGGTATCAGATTCATGGACGGAGGTGGGTCACGAAGgagtaa
- the LOC111902160 gene encoding protein LAZ1 isoform X2 — translation MNKLGPGDFSNLVVALKLSPPPWPTVVAGVFVFISLTLSIYLLFEHLSAYKNPEEQKFLFGIILMAPCYAVESFISLLNPSISVDIEILRDCYEAFAMYCFGRYLIACLGGEERAIEFLEREGRAGSKTPLLEPSSEHGTFKHVFPMSLFLKPWKLGQRVYQIIKIGIVQYMIIKAFTAVLAVILEAFDVYCEGEFKWGCGYPYTAVILNFSQSWALYCLVMFYEITADELAHIHPLAKFLTFKSIVFLTWWQGVAIALLSSFGLVRSPIAQTLQFQSSIQDFIICIEDRWELLLWFIYTCSLQSHMS, via the exons ATGAACAAGTTGGGACCAGGAGACTTTTCTAATTTGGTCGTAGCTCTCAAGTTGTCTCCACCTCCATGGCCAACAGTAGTTGCTGGTGTCTTTGTTTTCATCAGTCTAACCCTTTCAATTTACTTGCTGTTCGAACACCTCTCTGCTTACAAGAATCCcgag GAACAGAAGTTTTTGTTTGGCATTATACTCATGGCACCTTGTTATGCAGTTGAATCA TTTATATCGTTGTTGAATCCATCAATCAGTGTTGATATTGAGATTCTGCGAGATTGCTATGAAGCTTTTGCCATGTATTGCTTTGGAAGATATCTTATTGCATGCTTGG GGGGTGAGGAAAGGGCAATtgagtttctagagagagaagggCGTGCAGGATCTAAAACCCCTCTACTTGAGCCAAGTTCTGAACATGGAACATTCAAACATGTATTTCCAATGAGTCTCTTCTTAAAACCATGGAAATTAGGTCAAAGGGTTTACCAAATCATCAAAATTGGAATTGTACAGTAT ATGATTATAAAGGCTTTTACAGCTGTTCTAGCTGTGATTCTTGAAGCCTTTGATGTATATTGTGAAGGTGAATTCAAATGGGGTTGTGG GTATCCTTACACAGCTGTTATTTTAAATTTCAGTCAATCATGGGCTCTGTATTGCTTagttatgttttatgaaattacaGCTGATGAGCTGGCACATATTCATCCACTGGCGaaatttttaacatttaaatcGATTGTATTTTTGACATGGTGGCAAGGTGTGGCTATTGCCCTTCTTTCTTCCTTTGGGCTAGTCAGAAGTCCCATTGCTCAAACATTACAGTTCCAATCCAGTATCCAAGATTTCATTATCTGCATTGAG GACAGATGGGAATTGCTTCTGTGGTTCATCTATACGTGTTCCCTTCAAAGCCATATGAGCTAA